In Opitutaceae bacterium TAV5, one genomic interval encodes:
- a CDS encoding membrane protein: protein MNESNRITRNVLPAVDVLVVGAGPAGIVAATQAARAGARTLLVEKSGITGGTTTLGGVNFPGLFHAWGRQIIAGIGWELVTAAVREAGDALPDFSAWRGRRHWQQQVLVNIPVYAALADRMLLDAGVQILLHTMPAEAVFETGAAVFPAEPPPDARQRARNRTGGTVSLSGGGLAEKTAAPARWRVTLCGKEGLRQVEARVVVDCTGDANVVALAGLPVVRPEQRQPGTLVMRAGGYDLAQIERDNPAALDAMEQAFLAAVERGEMKRSDFQAAHHPVRSFLHGRGGNSMHVPGVDGSTSEGRTAAELQARAAMLRIVRFFRSQPPGAGTDGFRIEWCASECGIRESVTIEGETRITHDDYVTGHVWPDSVCYSFYPIDLHVVGGGGIDTRYLTEGVFPTIPLGALLPKAGRRIIVAGRCACGDREANSAFRVQASAMAMGQAAGAAAALAAARDADMREVPVAEIHALLRRHGAIVPE from the coding sequence ATGAACGAATCCAACCGCATCACCCGCAATGTACTTCCCGCCGTCGATGTTCTTGTCGTCGGTGCCGGCCCTGCCGGCATCGTCGCCGCCACGCAGGCCGCGCGTGCCGGAGCGCGGACGTTGCTGGTCGAGAAGAGCGGCATCACCGGAGGTACCACCACGCTTGGCGGGGTCAATTTTCCCGGTCTCTTCCATGCCTGGGGCCGGCAAATCATTGCCGGGATCGGCTGGGAACTCGTCACGGCCGCCGTCCGCGAGGCGGGCGATGCGTTGCCGGATTTTTCCGCGTGGCGCGGCAGGCGTCACTGGCAGCAGCAGGTTCTCGTCAACATCCCCGTCTATGCCGCGCTTGCCGACCGGATGCTGCTGGATGCGGGCGTGCAGATTCTCCTGCACACGATGCCGGCGGAGGCGGTTTTCGAAACCGGAGCGGCGGTTTTTCCTGCCGAACCGCCGCCGGACGCGCGACAGCGCGCCCGTAACCGGACTGGTGGAACGGTCAGTCTTTCCGGCGGCGGATTGGCAGAAAAAACCGCCGCTCCGGCTCGCTGGCGGGTTACGCTCTGCGGCAAGGAAGGTCTGCGACAGGTCGAGGCGCGGGTGGTGGTCGATTGCACGGGAGACGCCAACGTTGTCGCGCTCGCCGGCCTGCCGGTGGTGCGTCCGGAGCAACGCCAGCCGGGCACCCTCGTCATGCGCGCCGGCGGCTACGACCTCGCGCAGATCGAACGCGACAACCCGGCCGCGCTCGACGCGATGGAGCAGGCATTTCTGGCCGCAGTGGAGCGCGGCGAAATGAAGCGCTCCGATTTCCAGGCCGCGCACCATCCGGTGCGTTCGTTCCTGCACGGGCGCGGCGGCAACTCGATGCACGTGCCCGGCGTGGACGGTTCCACCAGCGAGGGACGCACCGCAGCCGAGCTTCAGGCGCGCGCCGCCATGCTGAGGATCGTGCGCTTTTTCCGCTCGCAACCGCCGGGCGCGGGCACGGACGGCTTCCGCATCGAGTGGTGCGCCAGCGAATGCGGTATCCGGGAAAGCGTGACAATCGAGGGTGAAACGCGCATCACGCACGACGATTACGTGACCGGCCATGTGTGGCCGGATTCGGTCTGTTACAGTTTTTATCCGATCGACCTGCATGTTGTCGGCGGCGGGGGCATCGACACGCGCTATCTGACCGAGGGTGTTTTCCCGACGATCCCGCTCGGCGCGCTGCTGCCGAAGGCGGGCCGCCGGATCATCGTCGCCGGCCGGTGCGCCTGCGGGGATCGCGAAGCCAATTCCGCCTTTCGGGTGCAGGCCTCGGCGATGGCGATGGGACAGGCCGCCGGAGCCGCCGCCGCGCTCGCCGCCGCGCGGGATGCCGACATGCGCGAGGTGCCGGTCGCCGAAATCCATGCGCTGCTGCGCCGGCACGGAGCCATTGTTCCGGAGTAA